The Pseudophaeobacter arcticus DSM 23566 genome contains the following window.
GGCGCCGCTCGAAACCCCGTTCGGAACGTTCTATCCGCCCAACCTGACGACAGACCCCGAACATGGCATGGGCGAATGGACGGCAGAACAGTTCGCAAAAGCCGTGCGGCAGGGCATCGGTCCCGATGGAACGCCGTACTATCCGTCTTTCCCGTATACCTTCTATGCGGATTTTTCCGACCAGGATATCGCTGACCTATGGGCAGCATTTCAAACCGTGCCGCCCGTGGACGAGCCTGCACCAGAAAACGATGTCAGCTTCCCATTCGACCAACGATGGGGGCTGAAGCTTTGGCGAGCGGCGTTCTTCTACGATCCGGATACAGAGCCGGTTGAAAGGCGAAGCGACGCATGGAATCGCGGACGGGAATTGGTGCGCGGTGCGGCACATTGCGGAGCCTGCCATACGCCGCGCAATCTTGCGGGAGGCCGCGATATCGGTGCTTCCTTTGCAGGCAACGCCCAGCTTCCCGGTGGCAGCAAGGCACCCGCGATACGGCCAAAAGACCTGGCCAAAAATGACTGGACGGTTTCAAACCTCGCTTATGCGCTCCAGACCGGCATCACCCCTTCGGGCGATGCTTTCGGCGGCAGCATGGCGGAAGTGGTTCGCGAGGGAACTCGGTTTCTGACACCTGCCGATCGCGAAGCGATTGCGCTTTTCCTGCTGAACAAGGACACGGTCGAGGCGGAGAACTCCGCTTCGAACTAACATCACGCGGGGGCGACACGCCCCCGCTTTCTCGAGGATCGAAATGAAACAAACACGTAGGGATTTCTTGCGCAATGCAACTCTGGCGGCCTGTGCGGCCGTCATCCCGCGGTCGGCCTATGCCGCAACCCCGTTCGAGGACGTGGTTGCCAAGGTTGCGCGTCGACAACTTCTTCCGGACACCTACCCGGAAACAGAGATCTGGGGCTATGATGGTCTTGTTCCGGCCCCGGAAATCCGGGTTGCACAAGGCGATCGGGTGCGTCGCAGGTTCCGCAACGAGGTACCCGATCCCAGTTCGGTTCACTGGCACGGAATCCGGATCGATAACGCGATGGATGGCGTTTCAGGACTGACCCAGAAAGCCGTGGCACCAGGTGAAACCTTTGACTACGACTTCGTCGTACCGGACGCGGGCACCTATTGGTATCACGCGCATAATCGCTCGTACGAACAAGTCGCGCGTGGTCTGCGCGGCGCCTTAATCGTCGAAGAGGCCGACAGGCCGGACATCGACCGCGAGGAAGTCATCGTTCTGGAGGACTGGTTGCTCGACCCTGAGAGCGGGCAGCTGTTCGACAATTTCGAACAGCCCATGATGATGAGCCACGGTGGACGCATCGGCAACTTTATCACGACCAATGGGCGCTATGACCTGACCTTGTCCGCGAAGCGCAACGAACGCATTCGCTTGCGGATCATCAACGCAGCAAGCGCGCGAATTTTCCCGCTGACGCTCTCGGGGTTGAGTGGCTGGACGGTGGCCGTCGATGGAATGCCAATCGGCCAACCCCAGCAGATTGACGGCGAGTTGATCCTCGGCCCGGCACAGCGCGTCGACTTAATTGTCGATGTGACCGAAGACGAAGGCGGCACCGCCCAGTTGCTTCGCATCGGCGATGATGATCAACTGACCCCGTTGGTGAGTTTTCTGGTCAACGGCACAGCCAGTTCAGTACCAAGAGGCAAGCCACTGCCGTTGCCGCCGAACCCCGCGGCACACGCCCCGGACCTTGCCGATGCGCGTGATTTGCGACTGGTCATGTCCGGCGGTGCAATGGGGCGGATGCAGTCCGCGTTGCTCGGCGGGGAACGTCTTGGATTCCGTCAGCTTGCCCAAGCGGGCAAATTCTGGGCCCTGAATGATGTCGCCGAAATGACCGACACGCCACTGGCCGATCTATCCCTGAACGAGCCGGTGCGCCTGAAGATCGAGAACCAGACCGTTTTCCCGCATGCGATGCACCTGCACGGGATGCATTTCCGCGAGCTGCGCCCCGACGGCGCATTCGGGCCGATGCGGGACACGATCCTGTTGGCCGGCAACGAGTCCCGGGAGATCGCCTTTACGGCAGACAATCCCGGCAAGTGGCTGTTCCATTGCCACATGCTCAGCCACGCCGCATCTGGCATGACAACCTGGATACGGGTCACATGAGGTATCTCGTTTGGTCCGTTCCGATCACTGTCGCAGCAGCCGCCTTCATGTATTGGCTCTCGACCAGTGCATCCTCGGATGTCGGCAGCGCGTCCAAGGCGGAGAGCTACGACATCGAAGAAGGCGCGTTGCTCTACGCAGAAAACTGCGCGTCTTGTCATGGCGCGGGTCTGGAAGGCCAGCCGGAATGGCGAACGCCCGGCGCGGATGGGCGCCTGCCAGCACCACCGCATGATGAGACGGGTCACACCTGGCATCATCCTGACAGCCTGCTCTTCGATTACACAAAACTGGGGGGTGCGGCGCTTCTGGCGCGTCAGGGCGTCGAATTCGACAGTGGCATGCCCGGTTTCGCAGACGTGCTGACCGACCAGCAAATTCACAACATCCTGGCCTTCATCCGGTCCACCTGGCCAGACCGCATCCGCGAAGTCCAGGCCGCGCGGACAGAAGCCGACGAACAACGGGGAGAGAACTAAAATGCGTTTCAGACAAGCCTTCACGACGGTCGCGATAGCTGCCTTGCTTCCGATACCGGCACTCGCCGACGAACTGTCAGAGTCCCGGGTCAAGGAACTTGTGCTCGAGGCAATCCGCGAGAAACCGGAGATTGTCATGGAGGCCGTGGCGATCCTCGAACAAAGGCAGGCGCAAGCGCAGGAGCTCAGTCAGGCCCAAGTTCTGAATGACCAGCGCGATCTGATCGAGAACGATCCGAATGCGCCGGTTCTCGGCAACGCGGAAGGGGACGTCACCGTTGTGGAATTTTTCGACTACAACTGTCCCTATTGTCGGCGGGTCAAACCCGAGGTGCGGGCTTTGATCGAAGAGGATCCAAACATTCGCCTCGTCTATCGTGAATGGCCCATTCTCGGAGACGGATCGGTGTTCGCCGCGAAAGCGGCCTTGGCAGCGCGCAAGCAGGACAAATACGAAGAGTTTCACTGGGCTATGATGGGGCTGGAAGGCCGCGCGGAAGAGGCGTCCGTGCTGCGCGTGGCCGAGGAGATCGGCCTGGATATCGCGCAGTTGCGCAAGGACATGGAGGCCCCCGAGGTCGAAGAGCACATTGCGACATCCATGCAACTGACCCAAGCTCTGGGCTTTAACGGCACGCCGTCTTTCGTGATCGGTGACGCGCTGGTGCCTGGCTTTGTCGAAAAGGCGCAGCTTGCCGACTTGGTCGAAGAAGCCCGCAAAGACGAAGACTGAAATTCTGTGCCCGGACCGCCCTTGGGTGGCCCGGGCACTGCATCAAGCGGCCGCAGGTTCCACGTCGTAGCCCTCATCCCGAATGATCGCTTGGACCTGATCGGCTGGTAACACGCTGTCGACACGCACTTGTCGGGCAGAAAGGTCACATTCTACGCCTGCATTCGGATCTGCGGTTTTCACTGCGCTTTCGATCGCTGCGGTGCAATGTCCACAGCTCATGTCCGGAACGCTGAACTTCATTGGAACCACTCCTTCATCTGATTTCCGTCGGTGACATGGGGTTTCCCCCCGCTGGAAGGTCAAGAGAAGAAATTTTACTGCTTCTCGGTTGACCTTCCGGTAACTGGAAGCCCCATATTCACCTTGAATGGAAAAACAGGTGACACATATGCCCGAACCCAAACAGATCAGCCTGCCGATCGAAGGCATGTCATGTGCGTCCTGCGTTGGCAGGGTCGACCGCGCATTGAATGCAATCGACGGCGTAGAGGATGTGTCGGTTAATCTTGCTTCCGAAACCGCACGTATGAGCGTGGACGCGCTCAAGCGCATTCCGGACATCATCGAAACCCTTCGCGAGCTGGGCTACCCCGCGCGGACGGCCAAGGCCGAACTCACGATTGCAGCGATGTCCTGTGCCTCTTGCGTCGGGCGGGTCGACAAGGCGCTTTCCGCGGTGCCTGGAGTGGTCGAGGTGAACGTCAACCTCGCCTCCGAGACGGCAACGGTGGTTTACGTCGAAGGTCTTGTCACGACATCCGATCTGGAAAATGCAAGCGGCGCGGCAGGGTATCCAGCAACCGTGGCAACGGCCCAAGCCGGTGACGACAGGGTTGCGCGCAAGGAGGAAGAGGCTCAGGCGCTTGCCAAACGGGTCACCTTTGCAGCCATCCTCGCCTTGCCGGTCTTTTTGATCGAGATGGGTGGCCACGTCATTCCGGCCGTTCATATGCTTATCGAGACCACGATTGGTCAGCAGACGAGTTGGCTTCTTCAATTCGTTCTCACGACAATCGTTCTCTTCGGCCCGGGCCGGACGTTTTACACCAAGGGTTTCCCGGCCCTATTCCGGGGCGCGCCCGACATGAACAGCCTCGTCGCGGTCGGCACCGGGGCGGCTTACTTCTATTCCGTAGTTGCGACATTCGTACCATCGGCCTTGCCTGACACGCTGCGCTCTGTCTACTTCGAGGCGGCAGCGGTCATCGTCGTCCTCATCTTGCTGGGGCGTTTTCTTGAAGCGCGCGCTAAGGGGAGAACGGGCGCGGCCATCCAGAAGCTGCTGGGGCTTCAGGCGCGGACCGCGCGAGTGATGCGCGATGGTGAAAGCATTGAGATCGAGATCGATGCGCTGGTTCAGGGTGACATCGTCATCGTGCGCCCCGGCGAACGCATCGCGGTCGATGGCGAGGTCATCGAGGGGACCAGCCGCGTCGACGAAAGCATGCTGACAGGCGAGCCGATTCCCGCTGAAAAGGGTGCCGGAGATCCGGTGACCGGCGGGACGGTCAACGGCGCCGGAAGTCTGCAATTCCGCGCCACGCGGGTCGGCGCCGACACGACCCTGGCGCAGATCATTCGCATGGTCGAAGAGGCCCAAGGCGCCAAGCTGCCGATCCAGGGATTGGTCAACCGGATCACGCTTTGGTTTGTGCCTGCCGTCATGGCAATCGCGGCGGCGACCGTGCTGGTCTGGCTGGTTTTCGGACCTGATCCGGCCCTGACAATGGCCCTTGTCGCCGGTGTGTCGGTGTTGATCATCGCGTGCCCCTGCGCGATGGGGCTTGCGACGCCGACCTCCATCATGGTCGGGACGGGACGTGCTGCGGAAATGGGTGTCCTGTTCCGTAAAGGTGACGCCTTGCAGCAACTTGATTCCGTTGATGTGGTCGCCCTCGACAAAACAGGCACGGTGACCGAGGGGCGACCTGCACTGACCGACCTGGTGCTGGCGGAAGGGTTTGATCGTCCAACGACGCTTTCGAAGATCGCCGCCGTGGAGTCGCTCTCCGAGCATCCTGTCGCGGACGCGATCGTGCGCGCAGCCCGGGCCGAGGGCGCACCTCTTGTGGGGGCCGAAGGCTTTCAATCGGTCACCGGTTACGGCGTGCGCGCCTTGGTCGAAGATGTGGAGGTATTGGTTGGGGCCGACCGATACATGGCGCGGCAAGGCGTTGACGTCTCGGCGTTGGCACAAGAGGAAACGAATATCGCAAGCAAGGGCCGGACGGCGCTTTACGCTGCCATAGATGGACGTGTCGCCGCCGTGATCGGCGTTGCCGACCCGGTCAAACCGGCAAGCCGCGCAGCCATCGCAGCGCTGCACGAAAAGGGTCTTGCGGTTGCGATGATCACAGGGGACAAACGCGAAACCGCCGAAGCCATCGCCCGCGAAACCGGCATTGATCACGTCGTCGCGGGCGTTCTGCCAGACGGCAAGGTCGCGGCGCTCGATACGTTGCGTGAGGGCGGCAAGCGCATCGCCTTTGTCGGCGACGGTATCAATGACGCCCCGGCGCTGGCGCATGCCGATGTGGGTATCGCCATTGGCACCGGCACCGATGTGGCCATCGAGTCCGCGGATGTCGTCCTGATGTCCGGCGATTTGCGCGGCGTGGTGAATGCCTTCGAGGTGTCCCGCCGGACCATGCGCAACATCCGGCAGAACCTGTTCTGGGCCTTTGCCTACAATGTCGCGCTGATTCCGGTCGCCGCCGGGGTGCTTTATCCCGCCTTTGGGCTGCTCCTGTCACCAATTCTCGCGGCGGGCGCGATGGCTTTGTCCTCGGTGTTCGTTCTGACCAATGCCCTGCGCCTGCGAGGCATCGCGCCGGCGATGGACGAGCAGCGCGCAATCCCGGCAGAGATGGCAGCCGCCACTCCTGCTCCAGCAGAATAACGGAGGTCCGACATGAACATCGGAGACGTTGCCCGACAATCGGGTGTGCCCCCAAAAACAATCCGCTACTACGAGGACATCGGGCTGATCCGCCCGAACCGTAGCGAGAACGGCTATCGCGCGTTCACCGAGAACCACGTTCACAAGCTGGCGTTTCTGGGTCGCGCACGGGCCTTGGGGTTCACCATCGAAGATTGCAGGACGCTTCTGGCTCTCTACGAGGATGAAAACCGCGAAAGCGTTCAGGTGAAGGCGGTGGCGGAAGAGCATCTTCGCCAGATCGAGGAAAAGATCGAGAAGCTGCAATCCATGAGAACGACGCTTACCGAACTTGTGGAGAAATGTGCCGGGGATCATCGTCCGGATTGTCCGATCCTCGCAGATCTCTCACCTATACGAATGTCCGAATGAACGGGGCCGGTTCGGCGCGATTCAGAACCAGATTGCGCGGACCGGCATCCAGATACCCATGAAGATCATCATCAGGTTTTCCGTCAGCGAAATGAACCCCAGCCGGACGGAACTGTCACCGCCGACGCAGGCGCATTTCAGCTCTCTCTTGTCGATATAAACAGCCTTGAAAACGCTGACAGCACCAACCGTGCCGATAAACAAGGCGACAGGCGCCGAGAGCCACAGCAGCGCGCCGGCAGTCATCAGGATACCTGCCAACGCTTCGCCGAACGGGTAGACCTTGCCGTATCGCACCCATTTGCGCGCCAGCAGGTCGTAATTGAGGAACATCGTCGAGAACCCTTCGACATCCTGCAATTTCTGGATCGCGAGAATGGTCATGGACAGCGAAATGAACCATTCGAACCCGCGCAAGGTGAGAACCGACCCGTACTGGTGCCACGACAGGCCCAGTGCCAACAGCGCGGCGACGGAAAAGATCGCAATGACCGGCTGGTAGGTCGTGTCGCTTTGCTCTTCCTCGGGTGGGTCGATGTCGAAGAACACCCTGAGATCATCGTAGCCGCCGATCCGTTCTCCGCCGATGAAGGTCTGCGGCGTCGTCTCGACACCGTGCTTCTCCATGAAAGCATCGGTGTCTTCACGGGTCTCAAGCGGATGGTCTTCCACCTCGAAGCCTTGCCGCTCCAGCAGGTCTTTCGATTTCAGACCGTAGGGGCAGACATGGCCCGGCATGACCATGCGATAAAGTTGCGCGGATTTGCTGTCTGTGTCGCGGGGCATGTCCTTTCCTCCTTATCCGCTGCACGTAAATTGACCACGGAACCCGGCTTCGTAGTCGGTTCCCGCGCTGACGATTAGATCGGTCAGGTCACCATCTGTCTCTGCGATGCGGGCCGACAGCGGGCCTTCAGAAAATGCATTTTCGCCCTGCGCATTCAGGCGCACCAGATCACCGCTGATCTTCATTGCGGCGGCAAACCCTTCGCCGGTTTCACCAGTCACCAGTACAGCCGGACTGTCCGAGGTGTAAGCAAAGCGGCAATTTCCGCCATTCGGGAACACCGCAGCGATTTCGTCTTCCGTCAGAAACTCGGGATCGACTTTCGACACGACCTCCGTTTGAAGCGCCTGTTGCGCATTCACGACCTGTGGCGGCGGTTCGGTCGGCGTGGCCGATGCCTCGCCGTTTGCTTCAATATCAGCAATTAGGTAGCGCATTTCGGCGATTTCCTTGTCCTGCGCATAGATGATGTCGTCTGCCAGCCCCCGGACGCGCGGGTCGGTGATCTCGGCACGAGTCGACGTCATGATGGCGATCGAATGGTGCGGGATCATGGCGCGCATGTAGGACCTGTCCTGCACCGTGAATTGCCCGCGTACCGGCCAGAGGCTTGCCGCAAAGACAAGAATGGCGCCTACGAAGATCGCGATGTTGACCTTGGTGTTCTGATACATGGACAACATGCACGCCAACATGATCACGGCCATGGTCGCCCCCATCAGGATGGCCATGTAAAGGCGTGTCTCCGAAAAGAAGATATGGCCCCAAAGATAGGTGTTCAGGTACATCAGAACGAACATGACCACGGTCGATGTTCCGATCATCATAAAGAATCGTGAGTAGTGCATTTCCAGTCACCTCCTTGCAGTTCTTTGTAAAAGAAGAACATTCCAGCGCTGGAGAGTTCCAAAAGCGCGAATTTTCGTGGTTTCAAGGCAACAAAGGCGCGTCGTTTGCCCCGGTTCACGGCTTCTTTTCTTTGCCCCTGGCGCGCACTGAATTTTCATGGGTCCGAGGAGATCGCGCCATGCAGAATTTCACGAGACGAGAATTGATTTGTGCCGGAGCGTTGGGTTGCTTCCTGCCGACAACTGCCTGGGCCCACAAAGTCAAATTGCCCGAACGGTTCGAACCGCAATTGATAAACACCCGTCGTGATGACTGGATGAACGGGGACATCCACGTCGTTCCTGACGATTTTTTCCTCTATTTCATGCTCGAGGACGGGATGGCGATCCGCTACGGGGTCGGAGTAGGGCGCAAAGGTTTGTACGAACCCGGAGAGTTCACCGTGGATCGCAAGGCCAAATGGCCATGGTGGCGACCGACGAACGCTATGATCCGGCGCGAGCCACATAAGTACGCGAAGTACAAGGATGGGCTGAAAGGCGGGCCAAACAACCCGCTTGGGGCCCGCGCGCTCTATCTCCATGATGATGACGGACGCGATACCTATCTTCGCATTCACGGAACGAACGCCCCGGAGACAATTGGGTCGGCCGTGTCGAATGGATGCGCGCGATTGACGAATGAGCATGTGAAGGATCTGTACGATCGCGTTGAAATCGGCGCTCGCGTCTTTCTGTATCCCAAAGTGACAACGGCGTGAGGGGTGCTCTGTCGCCTTGAAGTTCCTCCACCGGAAATGGCACAAGCACAGCAGTTGGCGAAAGCCAGTCCATCATTCATGAGGTGACGGAATTGTCTTTGAGCCGGAGGTCTTTCCTTGGCGGGATGACCGTTGCACTGGCTGGCACTCACTTGCCAGCAGCGACACCCGAGTTGATCCTCGCACCCCAATCGATAAAGGCGCGCCTTGCTGGGTACGACGTGTCGATGTTGGGCTTCAACGGTGGTCTGCCGGGCCCTGAAATCAGAATGCGACAAGGACAAACCGCCCGCATTACCCTCGACAACCGATTGGAGGAGGGCGCTCTTGTTCACTGGCATGGGTTGCGGGTTCCAAATCGGATGGATGGTGTCAACGTTCTCACTCAGGATGTGGTCATTCCGGGCGACTCATATCGTTATCAATTCGGCGTCCCGGATGCCGGCACGTATTGGTATCACTCCCATTACCTGTCTTACGATCAGGTCAGTCGCGGCCTTTTCGGCGCCTTCATCGTCGAGGAGCAAAATGCGCCGGCTGTCGACCATGATATTGTTGTTCAATTCTTCGATCTCCTGCTGGATATGTCTGGACAGTACGACGAAGCATTCAACGCGGCCCATTTTACGACCGAGGGCCGTATCGGCAATATTGCCACGGCGCTTGTTTCCAATGGAACCAGCAAGAATGTGAGACAAGGCGACCGCCTGCGTTTGCGCCTGATAAATCCCTCTATCGACAGGGTTTACCGTGTCGGGCTGGACGGTCTGGCAGGCAAGATCGTTGCACTGGATGGTATGCCCCTGGCGCATCCACGGACGCTCGAACCGATCCTTCTCGCTCCGGGGCAAAGATGCGATGTGATCGGTGATGCGACCGGGCCGATCCGATTCGACGACAGCTTTGGAGAGCGGACGTTGAGCCTCGGCGAAATCGCTGTTTCCGGTTCTCGTGAGCCTGCGAAAGTGCCCATCACCGCGTTGCCCGCCAACCGAATGCCCGCCCCGCAAGACCCCGGCCAAACCGCGGAGCTGGTGCTCCAGGGAGGTGCGGGAAGCGCGTCCCATAACGGCACCGGAACATGGGCGCTCAATGACGTATCTGGACTGCCTCGAACCCCTTTCCTATCCGTCGCGCAGGGGACGACCGTGCGCATTTCAATCCGCAACGAAACCGGGTTTCCACACGTCATGCATCTGCATGGCCACCATTTCTGGGAACTCGATGCGGCGGGGGAAGCCGGTCCATACCGGGACTCGACCTTCCTGGATATCGGCGAGACGCGGGAAATTCTCGTCGTCCTGGACAATCCGGGATCGTGGATGCTGCATTGCCACATGTTGAGCCACCAAGCCGACGGTATGGCAACGTGGATCAGAGTCGGCTGAGGGTCGAGACGGATACATACCGTTACAAATCTCTGAATGATAACAGGCCTTTTGCCGTCTACGTAACCTGACAAGCGAGAAACAGGTCCATCGATTGCCAACGGGAGCGTTCATTGACCCTGACACCAAAATCTCTCGGCATGACTGCGGCGGCAGGATCAGCCGCCTTGCTGTTAGGGGCCTTCGTTTTCCAGGCTCTTGGGTACGCGCCGTGCGCAATGTGCATCTGGCAACGCTACCCACACGCAATCGCCATTGGAATGGGCGCTCTGTTGCTCTTTGCTCTGCCGATTTTGCCAATCCTGATAATCGGTGCCCTGTCGGCACTCAGCACATCCGCGTTGGGAATGTTTCATACCGGGGTCGAGCGCGGCTGGTGGGAGGGACCGACTTCTTGCACGGGATCCGGCCTCGATGTTTCGCAAATGTCGGTATCGGAATTACTGCCCTCTGCCAGTTCAAATGCGTCCACTCTTGTTCTGTGCAATGAGGTTGTCTGGGAATTTCTGACGTTGTCCATGGCGAGTTGGAACGCGATCCTAAGCGGTGTCCTTGCTTGCCTCTGGTTGGTCGCGATCGGAAGACATCAAAAGGTTCGGTGGCATGGGGTCGCGGACGTTTCTTGAATCGTCCCGCATTCATCGAAAACAAACAAAGGGCTTCGCTTCATGGTTACAAGACGACACTTCCTTGCACTTTCCGGCTCGCTGTTTTCAGCGTCTCTGAGTTCGCCAGCATTCGCTAAGACCTGGCCGTCAACAGCCGAAAAAGCAGCTTGGGATGCGCAGATCACGCCCGCCAACTATGACCCGGCAACAACCAACCCATGGGGGCTGCATCCCAGGCTGCTGCCGCAACGCGTTTTGGCGAATGACGGTTTGCGCCCGGGTGACATTCACGTCGATGCGATCGCGCGCTATCTGTACCATATCGAGGAAGGTGGCACCGCGATGCGATACGGGGTGGCGATTGCCAAGGGCGATCTCTATGAACCCGGCACCTATACGATCCGCCGAAAGGTCGAATGGCCGCACTGGACGCCAACGCAGTCAATGATCGAACGCGATCCGGAGGCTTACGAGCGGTTTGCCGACGGTATGGAGCCCGGCCCCAACAATGCCTTGGGCAGCAGGGCTTTGTATCTATTCGTCGGAGATCGGGATACGTACCTTCGAATTCACGGAACGCCGAGCCCTCGCAGCATTGGCGGCCGGGCCAGTTCGGGATGCGTGCGCATGGTGATGGCCCACATCAATGATCTCTATCCGAATGTCGCTGTCGGATCGACGGCGTTCCTTTACTCGGCCGAAGACAGCGTTACCGCTCGAAGCTAACCTATTGCATCTTTGGCTCACACGCCGAGGACAGCGTCGTGCAGGGACATCTTCCAATGAATTGTTGGACGAACACTCACGGCTGTGTCGCAAGTGAACTTTCGAACTGTGCGATCGCTACGGATTTGTCGTCCTCATCGTTCTCGAACAGCTTTGTGGTTCGCACGCCCGGCAACTTGCCAAAATCCGCCATCAGGCGCTTTGGAAAAAATGTGCGTCCGATGGATTCAAATCCTGGTAATTGTCTGAGTACCGCGGAGGTACTGGCACTACAAAAACCGGAAGCGGCTGGGCCGCTGGCAATTGCAAGGCGCAAAGCCTGCTCCGCGACTTCGGGAGACACATCGATCTCTTGTATGACGACATGGTAGGTCTCGCGAGCATGAGCCCGCGCATAAAAATCGGCCACTTGTGGAGTAATGCCATAAAGCACATCTCCCCGTTCCGGTACAGCGCTCAGCCGGACCGTTCCTGCCGGATCGAAGATAACACGCTGCGACCCATTAATCATGACGCTGCTATGCGCACCCGCCCCGGACCTGTTGTTGATCATGGTGTACAACGTCAGCGCGGCCGGTCCATCGTGACGGTAGGATGCGCTACTGATGACTTCGGCTGAAGCATCCGGGCGCATGTCGTTTCCTGCACCGCACCCCGCCAAAATTACCAAGGTTAGAACTGAGAAAATGCGGTTCAAAAAGAGCACCCTGCAGCCTCCTGCCATGGGTTGAATGATTGAATTTTCGGGATATTCAGGGCCTCTAGCAATCTCGACATCAACTCTTCCGGATTTCACCTCTACCGAAACATGGGTTCGGTTTCGGTTGGTATACGGATCCTCGACACCTTTTTTTCT
Protein-coding sequences here:
- a CDS encoding DsbA family protein, producing MRFRQAFTTVAIAALLPIPALADELSESRVKELVLEAIREKPEIVMEAVAILEQRQAQAQELSQAQVLNDQRDLIENDPNAPVLGNAEGDVTVVEFFDYNCPYCRRVKPEVRALIEEDPNIRLVYREWPILGDGSVFAAKAALAARKQDKYEEFHWAMMGLEGRAEEASVLRVAEEIGLDIAQLRKDMEAPEVEEHIATSMQLTQALGFNGTPSFVIGDALVPGFVEKAQLADLVEEARKDED
- a CDS encoding c-type cytochrome, which codes for MRYLVWSVPITVAAAAFMYWLSTSASSDVGSASKAESYDIEEGALLYAENCASCHGAGLEGQPEWRTPGADGRLPAPPHDETGHTWHHPDSLLFDYTKLGGAALLARQGVEFDSGMPGFADVLTDQQIHNILAFIRSTWPDRIREVQAARTEADEQRGEN
- the cueR gene encoding Cu(I)-responsive transcriptional regulator — encoded protein: MNIGDVARQSGVPPKTIRYYEDIGLIRPNRSENGYRAFTENHVHKLAFLGRARALGFTIEDCRTLLALYEDENRESVQVKAVAEEHLRQIEEKIEKLQSMRTTLTELVEKCAGDHRPDCPILADLSPIRMSE
- a CDS encoding multicopper oxidase family protein encodes the protein MKQTRRDFLRNATLAACAAVIPRSAYAATPFEDVVAKVARRQLLPDTYPETEIWGYDGLVPAPEIRVAQGDRVRRRFRNEVPDPSSVHWHGIRIDNAMDGVSGLTQKAVAPGETFDYDFVVPDAGTYWYHAHNRSYEQVARGLRGALIVEEADRPDIDREEVIVLEDWLLDPESGQLFDNFEQPMMMSHGGRIGNFITTNGRYDLTLSAKRNERIRLRIINAASARIFPLTLSGLSGWTVAVDGMPIGQPQQIDGELILGPAQRVDLIVDVTEDEGGTAQLLRIGDDDQLTPLVSFLVNGTASSVPRGKPLPLPPNPAAHAPDLADARDLRLVMSGGAMGRMQSALLGGERLGFRQLAQAGKFWALNDVAEMTDTPLADLSLNEPVRLKIENQTVFPHAMHLHGMHFRELRPDGAFGPMRDTILLAGNESREIAFTADNPGKWLFHCHMLSHAASGMTTWIRVT
- a CDS encoding MauE/DoxX family redox-associated membrane protein; its protein translation is MPRDTDSKSAQLYRMVMPGHVCPYGLKSKDLLERQGFEVEDHPLETREDTDAFMEKHGVETTPQTFIGGERIGGYDDLRVFFDIDPPEEEQSDTTYQPVIAIFSVAALLALGLSWHQYGSVLTLRGFEWFISLSMTILAIQKLQDVEGFSTMFLNYDLLARKWVRYGKVYPFGEALAGILMTAGALLWLSAPVALFIGTVGAVSVFKAVYIDKRELKCACVGGDSSVRLGFISLTENLMMIFMGIWMPVRAIWF
- a CDS encoding heavy-metal-associated domain-containing protein; the protein is MKFSVPDMSCGHCTAAIESAVKTADPNAGVECDLSARQVRVDSVLPADQVQAIIRDEGYDVEPAAA
- a CDS encoding DUF305 domain-containing protein, which encodes MHYSRFFMMIGTSTVVMFVLMYLNTYLWGHIFFSETRLYMAILMGATMAVIMLACMLSMYQNTKVNIAIFVGAILVFAASLWPVRGQFTVQDRSYMRAMIPHHSIAIMTSTRAEITDPRVRGLADDIIYAQDKEIAEMRYLIADIEANGEASATPTEPPPQVVNAQQALQTEVVSKVDPEFLTEDEIAAVFPNGGNCRFAYTSDSPAVLVTGETGEGFAAAMKISGDLVRLNAQGENAFSEGPLSARIAETDGDLTDLIVSAGTDYEAGFRGQFTCSG
- a CDS encoding heavy metal translocating P-type ATPase, with product MPEPKQISLPIEGMSCASCVGRVDRALNAIDGVEDVSVNLASETARMSVDALKRIPDIIETLRELGYPARTAKAELTIAAMSCASCVGRVDKALSAVPGVVEVNVNLASETATVVYVEGLVTTSDLENASGAAGYPATVATAQAGDDRVARKEEEAQALAKRVTFAAILALPVFLIEMGGHVIPAVHMLIETTIGQQTSWLLQFVLTTIVLFGPGRTFYTKGFPALFRGAPDMNSLVAVGTGAAYFYSVVATFVPSALPDTLRSVYFEAAAVIVVLILLGRFLEARAKGRTGAAIQKLLGLQARTARVMRDGESIEIEIDALVQGDIVIVRPGERIAVDGEVIEGTSRVDESMLTGEPIPAEKGAGDPVTGGTVNGAGSLQFRATRVGADTTLAQIIRMVEEAQGAKLPIQGLVNRITLWFVPAVMAIAAATVLVWLVFGPDPALTMALVAGVSVLIIACPCAMGLATPTSIMVGTGRAAEMGVLFRKGDALQQLDSVDVVALDKTGTVTEGRPALTDLVLAEGFDRPTTLSKIAAVESLSEHPVADAIVRAARAEGAPLVGAEGFQSVTGYGVRALVEDVEVLVGADRYMARQGVDVSALAQEETNIASKGRTALYAAIDGRVAAVIGVADPVKPASRAAIAALHEKGLAVAMITGDKRETAEAIARETGIDHVVAGVLPDGKVAALDTLREGGKRIAFVGDGINDAPALAHADVGIAIGTGTDVAIESADVVLMSGDLRGVVNAFEVSRRTMRNIRQNLFWAFAYNVALIPVAAGVLYPAFGLLLSPILAAGAMALSSVFVLTNALRLRGIAPAMDEQRAIPAEMAAATPAPAE
- a CDS encoding c-type cytochrome; translation: MRRFLTLVSGVAVLGTAGLGAVIAWPVGSTVSPIATEGNVDRGAYLARASGCIACHTNFEAGGAPLAGGAPLETPFGTFYPPNLTTDPEHGMGEWTAEQFAKAVRQGIGPDGTPYYPSFPYTFYADFSDQDIADLWAAFQTVPPVDEPAPENDVSFPFDQRWGLKLWRAAFFYDPDTEPVERRSDAWNRGRELVRGAAHCGACHTPRNLAGGRDIGASFAGNAQLPGGSKAPAIRPKDLAKNDWTVSNLAYALQTGITPSGDAFGGSMAEVVREGTRFLTPADREAIALFLLNKDTVEAENSASN